The following is a genomic window from Exiguobacterium sibiricum 7-3.
GATGGTCGTCTGGCTGAGATTTAAAAACTGACCAAGCTTTCGTTTTGAAGGTAATTTCGTCCCGTAGGCCAGGCGTCCTTCAATGATTTCCTGACGGATTTGCTGATACAGCTGTTCATACAACGGACGGTTGCCCTCCCGTATTAACGCAAACGATAACATGTCCATAGATTATCTCCTTTTTACTGACCTGGTTAATTCATCATAAACTGATACTTTTAAAATAGTCAACGAAGAATATACTAAAAAGTATCACCGATTGGAAATACTATTAATGTCTAGGGGGAGTTCAAAATGATGGAACGACAACAAGGATCAGATCGTGTCAAACGGGGGATGGCCGAAATGCAAAAAGGTGGCGTCATCATGGATGTCGTGAATGCAGAGCAGGCTAAAATCGCAGAAGCTGCTGGTGCGGTGGCCGTCATGGCACTGGAACGGGTACCGTCCGATATCCGGCGTGATGGTGGAGTGGCACGGATGGCCGATCCACTGATTACAGAAGACGTCTTGCAGGCAGTGTCGATTCCGGTGATGGCTAAGTGCCGCATCGGACATATCGTGGAAGCACGGGTTCTTGAATCATTAGGCGTCGATTTTATCGATGAAAGTGAAGTCCTGACACCAGCAGACGAAGAATATCATTTGTTGAAGTCGTCGTTTACGGTCCCGTTTGTCTGTGGAGCCCGTGATTTAGGGGAGGCGGCACGACGAATTGCAGAAGGGGCGGCAATGATTCGGACAAAAGGGGAACCCGGGACGGGCAATGTCGTGGAAGCTGTCCGTCATATGCGGAAGATTCAGGCGCAACTCCATCAGATTCTCCATTCACAACCCGACGAATTGATGACACGTGCTAAAGAGTGGGGAGCACCTTACGAAGTGTTACAACAGATTCAGACAACAGGACGTCTTCCGGTCGTGAATTTTGCAGCTGGTGGAATTGCGACCCCAGCCGATGCCGCGTTGATGATGCATCTCGGAGCTGATGGTGTGTTTGTAGGTTCTGGTATCTTTAAGTCGGAACATCCGGAACGTGTCGCGAAAGCTATCGTTGAAGCCGTGACGTATAAAGATGATTTCGAACGGATCGCCCACCTTTCGAGAGGACTCGGGACAGCAATGAAAGGAATTGATGTGACGTCGATGCCGTTTGAAGAACGGATGGCACCACGCGGATGGTGATTGGTATATTAGCTGTCCAAGGTGCCGTACGCGAACATCAGGAGATGCTTCATGCACTCGGAGTCAAAACGATGATCGTCAAGTCGGCTGCGGACTTGGACGGGATCGACGGCTTAATCTTACCGGGCGGAGAATCAACGACGATACGCCGGTTGATGGATCGGTATGGACTGCTGGATGTCTTGCGGCGTCAAGTCGACACATTGCCGATGTTCGGTACATGTGCCGGGATGATCTTACTGGCAAGTGAATTGAGTGAAGGTCCTGCACATTTACGAGCCATCCCGATGACGGTAAAGCGAAATGCGTTTGGAAGACAAGTCGACAGTTTTGAAACATCCTTGATTGTCGAAGGAGTGGGGCAGGACATCGAAGCTGTTTTTATCCGGGCTCCTTTTGTCGAACAGGTGGGAGAAGGGGTACGTGTCTTAGCTACGATGGGTGCAGCAGCCGTTGCCGTCGAGACGGATCTCCATCTCGCCTGCTCCTTCCATCCAGAGTTAACTTCAGATCGACGTCTTCATGACTATTTCATTCAAAAAATCAGACAGCGGACAGCTGTTTCGATTTGATCAAAAGTAAAAGAGAAACCGTCAGTTTCCGGCTGTCGGTTTCTTTTTTTATGCTACACTGAAAAGATAGAACATCATTTGAAGGAGAGGACCGATGAAACGTCTTTTCACACTCTTCCTGAGTGTACTTATACTGACTGCTGGTTTGTCACCGATGACAGGCTATGCGGAAACACCGGACATTCAGGCGGAATCTTACATAATGGTCGATGCTGTGACAGGTAAGATTTTATTGGCTGAACAGGCTGATTTGGCTCTGCCGCCGGCTTCGATGACAAAATTGATGACACTTTATTTAGTCCGTCAGCAAATTGAGCAAAAAAAGCTGTCATGGAATCAGACGGTCCGACCAAGCGGAAAAGTGCTGAAGCTCGCGAAAACACAAGGAATTGCCCGTCTGCCGATTCGGAAAACAACGTATACGATTCGGGAACTGTATGATGCAGCCTTCATTAAATCGGCCAACGATGCGGCCGTCCTACTGGCAGAAGTCATGGCAGGAACGGAAAAACAATTCGTCGAACGGATGAATGAAACAGCAGCTGCACTAGGGATGAAAGACACGGAATATGCGAATGCATCGGGACTGGATGCTGTCGATGCGACATTACCGGGAACGAACTTGATGACGGCGATGGATATCTCGCTTTTGATCATCCGTTACATTCAAGACTATCCGGATGTATTAGATGTCACGAAACGCTCAGTGGTCACAATCAACGGAGAAAAAGTGGAAAACTCCAATAAGATGTTACCGCGTCAACCGTACGCTTACAGTGGAATGCGGGGAATGAAGACCGGAACGACGGATCTTGCCGGTTACTGTTTCGCGAGTGTCGCGACACGTGGCAATTTGACGCTCGTTTCGGTCGTCATGCGAACCAAATCGGATAAAGCCCGATTCGCAGAAACCAAAAAACTGCTCGATTATGGTTTTTCTTCTTTTGAACCGTTGACGTATTACGGAAAAGGAGAACAAATCAAAGGCGCGTTACCAATCCGAGGGGCCAAACAAACCCGCTACGATGTTGTGACGAAAACCGCTTTGTACGTGACGGTATTAAAAAATCAGACGAAATCCCATCCGCCCGTCTTTCAATTTTCAAAAGCCGAAGCACCGTTAAAGCAGGGCGAAATCATCGGGACGGTCCAAGTGGAAGACGCCGGACGGTACTTACCCGGATTTTCCGTCCCTCAGGCCACTGTAACCAGTGTTGAAAAGATTGAACTGGCAAGCTTCCAGACCCGCTTGTTCCGTGCAGTTTCGGCCTGGTCCAAAAAAATCAGTCAAGCGATTCATCAACCAACCCTTGTCAACCTTAAAGGGGATAGTGTAAAGTAAAGCTAATCTCATAATGATGTCATGAACGGACCAAGTAGAAGCATTTATTCTGTTAAGAGAGCTAGTGGGTGGTGCGAACTAGTCAGAAGGATACTTTGAATCGAACCGGATCACACACCTTGCGAACAAGGTGCGGGTACGCCCGTTATCGCGTCTTTAGAGTTGGCTAGTACGACTAGCAATGAGGGTGGCAACGCGGATCCAGGTGATTCGTCCCTCTTCGGTTTTTTAGAACCGGAGAGGGATGGATTGCCTTTTTTTATTGAAAAAAAGGAGGAAATAAGATGATTGATATTAAACGTCTGCGTCAGGATTTTGACGCAATCCAAGAAAAACTAGCACACCGGGGGGAAGATTTAACGGACATGAACCGGTTCATCGCACTTGATGAAAAGCGCCGGGAACTGATTGCGAAAACAGAAG
Proteins encoded in this region:
- a CDS encoding D-alanyl-D-alanine carboxypeptidase family protein, whose translation is MKRLFTLFLSVLILTAGLSPMTGYAETPDIQAESYIMVDAVTGKILLAEQADLALPPASMTKLMTLYLVRQQIEQKKLSWNQTVRPSGKVLKLAKTQGIARLPIRKTTYTIRELYDAAFIKSANDAAVLLAEVMAGTEKQFVERMNETAAALGMKDTEYANASGLDAVDATLPGTNLMTAMDISLLIIRYIQDYPDVLDVTKRSVVTINGEKVENSNKMLPRQPYAYSGMRGMKTGTTDLAGYCFASVATRGNLTLVSVVMRTKSDKARFAETKKLLDYGFSSFEPLTYYGKGEQIKGALPIRGAKQTRYDVVTKTALYVTVLKNQTKSHPPVFQFSKAEAPLKQGEIIGTVQVEDAGRYLPGFSVPQATVTSVEKIELASFQTRLFRAVSAWSKKISQAIHQPTLVNLKGDSVK
- the pdxT gene encoding pyridoxal 5'-phosphate synthase glutaminase subunit PdxT; the protein is MVIGILAVQGAVREHQEMLHALGVKTMIVKSAADLDGIDGLILPGGESTTIRRLMDRYGLLDVLRRQVDTLPMFGTCAGMILLASELSEGPAHLRAIPMTVKRNAFGRQVDSFETSLIVEGVGQDIEAVFIRAPFVEQVGEGVRVLATMGAAAVAVETDLHLACSFHPELTSDRRLHDYFIQKIRQRTAVSI
- the pdxS gene encoding pyridoxal 5'-phosphate synthase lyase subunit PdxS, which produces MERQQGSDRVKRGMAEMQKGGVIMDVVNAEQAKIAEAAGAVAVMALERVPSDIRRDGGVARMADPLITEDVLQAVSIPVMAKCRIGHIVEARVLESLGVDFIDESEVLTPADEEYHLLKSSFTVPFVCGARDLGEAARRIAEGAAMIRTKGEPGTGNVVEAVRHMRKIQAQLHQILHSQPDELMTRAKEWGAPYEVLQQIQTTGRLPVVNFAAGGIATPADAALMMHLGADGVFVGSGIFKSEHPERVAKAIVEAVTYKDDFERIAHLSRGLGTAMKGIDVTSMPFEERMAPRGW